The segment GCTGAATCGAATCAGGCTCGTTCTCGGGCGGTGGGTCGACGTTGATCGACCCTTGAAATGGCTCGCAGCACTTCGACCCCACGACGGTCACCGACGCCGGATGCGGTCCCGATTTCAACGTAAATACGCGGGAAAACCACGTCTCGACCTTCCCATCGAGCGTGAGTTGCGCACCTGGTGGAGTGATGACGAACGCCACTTTTCGAGGCGCGGACTTCGCCGGCATCGCGGACGCCAGCATCGGCAGCTTGACGCGAATGCTTCGCGGTTTATCCGCCGAATCGACGGGCTCCGCGGTCGACGACGGTGCCCCGTCGCTCGACGCTGTCTCGGGGGGCTCTGGGTCGTTTGTCCGAGGCGCGATGAGAGGCGTGCCTTGTTCGTCCGGACGATCGGCCAGAATGCCCTTCGCAAGGTCAGGCTTGCGTGCTCGCGTTATCCCGTAAGCCGCTCCGCCCAGCACGCAGACGACACCCAAAGCGAGGCCGACACGCGCCGCAATACGACGCCTCGCAGCGCTCGAACGCAAACCGCGCACGCGCTTGAAAATGCTCTGATCATCAGGAGCAAGGGCCAGCGCACGGTTGAAGTCATCGGCCGCGCCGACGACATCGCCAGCTTTCCGAGCGGCTTCACCTCGTGAGAGCAGACGCGGGACGAGTCGTCCGGGCAAACTGCGAGCGTACTCGTCAGGGTCCGCAAAATACGCTTCGATTTCAGCGCGTGGATCGCTGATGCCCAGCGCGTCGAGCTCCGCACGAATACGTTCGGCGAGTTTGGCGGGGCTCGCCGTTCGTTCTTCCAAACGATGTGCGAGCGCGCCGTCGATGATGCGCGCCCAACGACCCCCTACCGTATTTCGTTCGCGATCCGCCGGCGGATACGACCCTTCGAGCACCCGTCGCAACACCTGTGCCGGGTTTTTCCCCTCGAACGGCAAGTGCCCCACGAGGCACTCGTACATGAGCACGCCGAGCGCAAAAACATCAGTGCGTCCATCGACCTCGCCAGCTTCGATTTGCTCGGGAGCCATGTGCGCAGGTGATCCGAGCACCTGACCCGTCGACGTGACGCCTTGTGCATCGAGCATCTTGGCGATGCCAAAGTCGGTGAGCTTGATGATGACTCCGAGATCCGACGACGGAGCGGAAACGCGGCGTGGACCGGCTTTCTCGTCGTTTGTCTCGGAAGAACGTTTTGAAATGGGTCTGCGAGACGATGCGGGTCCGGATGATTCGTCCGAGTCGTCCGCAGCAGATGCGTGTGACTGGGGCCGCGATATGCGGTCGGACGGAAGCTCGACGAGAACGTTTTCCGGTTTGACGTCGCGATGAATGATGTCGGACGCGTGGGCATGTTCGAGTGCGTCACACAGAACGAGCGTGATGGCTGCACCGACTTCGGCGGGCATGTCGCGGTGTCGCTCGAGGATCTTGCGAAGCGTGGTGCCGCGACAAAGCTCGACGACGAGATACCGCTCGGCGTCGTCATCGCCGGATACGTCGTGCACCTCGACGATGCACGGATGTCGAAGTTTGGCCGCGGCTCGTGCTTCGGCGATGAAACGAGTTCCTACCTCGACGTTTTCGCGAAGGTGTTTGTGAATGATCTTGATGGCGACATCGCGGCCGAGGCGTTTGTCCCGGGCGCGATACACCGTGGCCATGCCGCCATGCCCGATCTCCTCGAGAAGCTCGTACTTCGCGAGCCGCGGAAGACTAGGCAGCGCGGAGGGTTCCGTCATTCAACGACCTTGACGCGGATGGAATTGGTCGAGCCTCTGACGCCGATGGGGGCGCCGAAGATGGCGACGAACTTGTCACCCGGAGAAACGAATCCGTGCGCCAAGAGTAACATGCTCGCCCGGTCGACCATCTCGTCTGCGCTCGTGACTTTATCGATTGGCCAAGGGACGACGCCCCACAAAAGCGCAAGGCGCCTGCGTGTGGCCGCGTTCGGAGAAAACGCGATGATCGGAACGACCGGACGGTGCTTGGAAGCAAACAAGGCGCTGCTGCCCGATTCGGTGAACGCGACGATGACGCGCGCCCCGATGTCTCGCGCGATGTCACAACCATTGCGTGCGACGGACTCGTTGATGTTCGCGCGCTTGCCGGGCATTTCGCTCGACAGAGGACGGAAAAACTGACTCTGCTCGGCCTCGGTGATGATGCGGCTCATGACGCGAGCGACGAGCGGCGGATGAGCTCCCGTCGCCGTTTCCGCGGAAAGCATGACGGCATCCGTTCCTTCGAAGACGGCCGTTGCAACGTCGCTTGCTTCAGCGCGCGTCGGACGCGATTGCGTGACCATCGACTGGAGCATCTCGGTTGCAACGATGACGGGTTTTTGATGCGTGCGTGCGAGACCGAGGATCTCTCGCTGGATGACCGGAACTCGTTCCGGGTTGAACTCAACGCCAAGGTCCCCGCGCGCCACCATGACGGCATCCGTTGCTTGGATGATTGATTCGAGGTTCTCGACGGCAGCGGGTGTTTCGATTTTTGCAACGATGGGCGTGGGCCTGCCCCAAGCGTCGCAAATGTCGCGCACGAGCCGAATGTCATCGGCGGTTTTCACGAACGAGAGCGCGACGTAATCGATGCCGAGCGACAGGCCGAAGGAGAGGTCGGCCTTGTCCTTGTCGGTGAGCGATGCGAGTCGTATGCGACGCGCCGGCAAGCTCACGCCTACGCGGTCGCGAAGTTGTCCGCCTTGTGTCGCTGCCGCGTGCACTCGCCTGCCGTCGACTTTCGTGACGGTCAAAACCATGCGGCCGTCGTCGATGAGGACGATGTCGCCAGGTTGCAAATCTTCACACAGCCCTTCGTACATGACGGGCATTTCGCCCGGTCCAGCGAAGGGTTGTTCTTTTGAAACCTCCACGAGGGCGATCGATGCGTCCGTTGGGACGTCCATCGTTCCTCCCTCGAAGCGCCCGGCGCGAATCTTGGGTCCGCACAGGTCCTGCAGGATGGCGACGGGTTTGTCGCAGGCCTCGGCCGCTGCCCGCACGGCTTGGAACCGGCGAGCGTGCTCTTCGTGCGAGCCGTGGGAAAAATTCAACCTCGCAACATCCATACCCGCCCGAATGAGCTGCTCGAGGGCGGGCTTGTCTTCCGAGGAAGGGCCGATGGTGCAAACGATCTTGGCGCGGCGTACATGCACGGTCGGAGCATGGCATGACGCCTGCGCCAACAACAGCCCTTCATCGCGTGCTGGCGTCGCGCGTCGAGCGCTCGCACACGTCATCGCACCTTTACCTTCTCACGCAGCCGCGCTACCCGAGGGCGCATGCTGATGCGTGATGCGCGCGGAGCCGCAACGATGAACGGCCTGCGTCTGGAAGACGTGCTGCGTCAATCAAGCTCGAGACGGACTGCGAGCTCGGAATCCTACGAACCCGTACGAACGGAACAAGCTGCACGTACCCCCGCGTACGTGTACGACCTCGATGCAATCACCGATGCAGCACGTGCGCTCATCGCTGGCTTCGATGGAACACCGCATCTCGTTGCGTATGCCGTGAAGGCCAACACGGCGGGACCCATCGTGAAGGCGCTTGGACGCGTAGGTTGTGGGGCCGAGGTCGTTTCGGGATCGGAGCTGATGGTGGCGCTCGGGTGTGACATTGCCGCCGATGCCATCCTGTTCAGCGGTGTGGCCAAGACAAACGTCGAAATCGACCAGGCCATTGGCGCGGGAGACCGCGGGATCCTGGCGCTTCAGCTCGAAAGCGTGGAGGAGATCCCGCGCGTCGTTGCTCGTGCAAAGGCGCTGGGACGCAAGGCGCGTGTATCGATACGCGTGAATCCGGACATCCTTGCGGACACGCACGCGCACGTCGCGACGGGCCACGACGAAGCGAAGTTCGGGATCGCGATCGAGGATTTGGAATCCGCGTTTGCAGCGATCGACAGCGCTCCGAACGAGATCGAGCTCGTGGGCATCGGTTGCCACATCGGCTCGCAAATGACGAAAGTGGACGAGTACGTCGCGTCAGCGGAGGTCGTGCTGGGTCTCGTGGCTCGGCGGCAGAAGGTGCGGGCGCTCGAGCTCGTGGATTTTGGTGGCGGGTTTGGCATCGATTACGGCGCAGGTTGTCCTGCCAAACCAGCGGATTTTGCGCGGGCGGTTGCGCAACTGGTCAGGCAGAGCGGACTCGGTGGCCTGCGTATCGTGGTCGAGCCGGGGCGCTGTCTCGTTGCGCCGTTCGGGGTGCTTTGCGCGTCGGTGTTGATGACGAAGCAGTCACGCAGCAAGGGGATCACGCGGCGCTGGATGATGATTGATGCGGGCATGAACGATTTGATTCGGCCAGCGCTGTACGCGGCCAAGCATCGCATCGAGCCGATCGACGCGCTGCCTGCGGTGGAAGGAACCGGCGTGCCGATGCGCGTCGTGGGTCCCGTGTGCGAGAGCTCGGACGACTTTGGGGAACATGCATTCTGCGAGCCGCTGCCGAGCACGGTGGTCATTCGTGACGCCGGTGCGTACGGCTATGTGATGGCCAGCGAGTACAACGGACGCGCGTTGCCGGCGGAGATGTTCCTATCGGGCGGAAAGGTCGTGGCCGTGCACGAGAGCCGCACGCGGGAGGAATGGGCGGCGTCGCGGATATTTTGAGCGCGTACTTTCCGGGTGATGTGGCCTGGTTCCAGGTGATGTGGCCTGGTTCCGATCTGATCTCGGGGGGTATGGGGGGCGGAGCAGTCGGCTCGTCTTTTGGGTCGTAGACCCAAAAGACTCAAAGAGCCGCCTGCGAGCCCCCCATCGTGACTAGCCTCGCGAAGCGCGCGTCCCACGCGCGCGAAGCGAGCGCGCAGGTCCTGGCCCGCTTCCAATCACCGCCTATCGCGCGGTGGACGATCGCCCCGGTCACGCATTGGCGGACGGTCGCCGCGATCGCGCGACGGTCGATCTCGCGGCGGGCCATCACCACGCGGGCCGTCAGGTCGGCGCGGCGGGGGACCCGACGCATCGCGCTCGCGCGCTTGATCCATGCGCGCCTTCGCTTGCACGCCAGCTTCACCTTCGGGAAGCGGCATGACCTCACGACGGCTCAGCCGAATCTTGCCCTCGCGATCGACGCTCACGACCTTCACCTCGGTCACGTCGCCTTCCTTCACCACGTCTTCGACACGCTCGACACGCGTGTGCGCAAGCTCGGAGATGTGCACGAGGCCATCGATGCCCGGAAGGATTTCAACGAACGCACCGAAGTCCGTGATGCGCTTGACGGTGCCCTTGTACGTCGCACCAACTTCAGGTTCGGCCGTGAGCCCCTTGATGATGTCGAGCGCCCTCTTGACGGCATCCGAATCGGCAGATGCCACGTTGACCGTACCGTCGTCCTCGACATCGATCGCGACGCCCGTTTGATCGACGATGCCTTTGATGGTCTTGCCACCAGGCCCAATGATGAGCCGAATCTGGTCCGGCTTGACCTTGATGGTCGTGATGCGCGGCGCGTACTGACTGAGCTCCGGACGAGGCGCCGGGAGCGCTTCGAGCATCTTGCCAAGAATGTGGATGCGGCCTTCGCGCGCCTGATCGAGCGCTTGTTGCAAGATCGACCGAGACAAACCAGCGATCTTGATGTCCATCTGAATGGCCGTCACGCCACGCGCCGTGCCGCACACCTTGAAGTCCATGTCGCCGAGATGATCTTCATCACCAAGGATGTCGCTGAGAATCGCGTACTTCGGCCCCTCGGCTATGAGCCCCATCGCAATACCTGCAACGGGCGCTTTCACAGGAACACCAGCGTCCATGAGCGAGAGACAACCGCCACACACCGCAGCCATCGATGACGAACCGTTCGATTCGAGCGTCTCGCTGACGATGCGGATCGTGTAGGGGAACTGCTCTTGCGGAGGAATCATGCGCGCGAGCGCTCGTTCGGCGAGAGCACCGTGACCGATCTCGCGACGACCAGGACCTCGAAGCGGCTTGATTTCACCCGTCGAGAAGGGCGGGAAGTTGTAGTGGAGGTAGAACCGCTTCCAGCTCTCACCCATCAAGCTGTCGATCTTCTGTTCGTCCGTGGACGTACCGAGCGTCGTCGTGACGACCGCTTGAGTTTCGCCACGCTGGAAGAGCGCGCTACCGTGTACACGCGGCAGCAGCCCAACTTCGCTCATGATCGGGCGGATGCTACGCGTGTCACGACCATCGATGCGCTTGCCCTCTTCGAGCACGTAGCTGCGCACGACATGCGCCTTGCGCTCCTCGAATTCGGCCTTGATGAGCTTTTCGTTGGCCAAGTACTTCTCGGCGCCAATCTCGGCCAAAAGCGTCTCGCCAAGCTTCTTCTTCAGCGCGCTGTACCCTTCGTAGCGGGCCTTCTTGTCAGTGACGCGCGTGGCCCTCGACAGATCATCATCGACCAATGCTGCGACGCGCTTCTTGATGTCGTCCTCGAGTTGCGCTGCGACGAACGGCTTCTTCGCTTTGCCAACGGCCGCACGCATACGTTCGATGAGGTCGATGACCGGCTGGCAGGATTGATGCGCGAACATGAGCGCATCGATGATGTCGTTCTCGGTCGCTTCGCTCGCTCCACCTTCGACCATCACGATGGCATCACGTGAACACGCAACGACGAGGTCGATGTCGCACTCTTCGATCTCGGAAACCGTGGGGTACGCAATGAATTCGCCATTCTTGCGACCCACGCGAATGCCCGCGATGGGGCCGTTCCACGGAATGTCCGAGATGTGAAGCGCAGCGCTCGCACCGGTCAGCGCAAGGACATCCGCCTTGTTCTGCTTGTCGCTCGACAAGACCGTCGCGATGATCTGCGTGTCCCGCTTGAACCCATCGGGAAACAGAGGCCTGAGGGGGCGGTCCATGATGCGGCACGCGAGAATTTCTTCGTCGCGCTGACGAGCTTCACGCTTGAAAAACCCGCCCGGAATCTTGCCGGCCGCGTAAGTTTTCTCGACAAACTCGCAAGTGAGGGGGAAGAAGTCGATGCCTTGCCGCTCCTCTTGCGACACGGCGGTGACGAGAACCATCGTCTCGCCGTAAGTGATCAGAATGGAGCCATGCGCCTGCTTGGCCAGCCGACCTGTCTCGAGCGTGAGGGCTCGATCGCCGACCATGACGGATTCCCGAACGTACATTTTCTGCGCTCTCTCTCGTACGAGGCGAGGGCGGTCCCGAAGTGCCGCTCGAACGCATGGCGGATCTTCTTCCTCGATTCCTACCCAGTAGAAGCAAATCTCTGCTGGGCACGAAGCGAAGTCGAAGACGCTCCGTTGCGTTCGTGGCCGTGGGGGAACGCACCCCCGCGCCCGTTCAGTTGTCCAAACCCAAATTCGTTTCGGATTTGTCTCTAGAACCTCCGACCGATCGCCGCCACTTTTTTCGTGACGAAACGTGCACGGAAGTGGACAAACCCGGGCCGTGGCTACGATGACCACCGCAAACGCAGAAAGGCCCGCTTCCTGTCCAGGCCGAACCGAACAGAAAACGAGCCTTCGTGTCGCTGTGTGCGGCTGCTCTTTACTTGCGGATGTTGAGCTTGCCGATGAGCGTGCGGTAACGGTCGATGTCGATGCGCTTCAAGTAGTCGAGCTGGCGGCGGCGCTGGCTGACGAGCTTGAGCAGACCACGACGCGAGTGGTGGTCCTTCTTGTGCGTCTTGAAGTGCTCGGTCAGTTGCGTGATGCGCTCGCTGAGCAGCGCGATCTGCACCTCGGGAGACCCCGTGTCGCCCTCTTTGGTGCCGTACTTCTCGATGATCGATGCTTTGTGAATGGGATGCAGCATGGGTCTTTCGATGCTTCTGACCAGTCACGTCTGCTGCCGAGCACACGGACGGTCGAGAGACGCCCGAGACTCAGCTAGCGCCCGAAGCGACGCAGGCCAAATGACGGGCCAAACAAAACGGACGCGCAGTATACGGGCGCGTCGCGCTTGGTCAAGACACACCGTAATGTTTCACGGGTTTGTCTACGCTCGAAAAGGAGCCAACCACTTTTCGAGGCCCGACCGACCATCAGCGACGCCGCCGAGACGACCTGTCCCCACCCTGCCCCATCGGAGCCGGCAGCGGCATGTCCGAAAAACCCTCGGATGTGCCCACGTAAGCAGCCCGATCCAGCCAGCTCTGAAGCATCACCGCCGCGGCCACTCCATCGACGAGGCCCTTTTGCCGGCGCCCCTCCACACCACCCTGCCGCAACCTCCGCGAAGCCTCCACCGTCGTCCACCGTTCGTCGTAAAGCTCCACCGGCACCCCCGTCGCCGCATGAATCTCTCGCGCAAGCGCCTCGACCTTCGCCGCCATCGGTCCGGCCATTCCAGACATGTCGAGCGGCAGGCCCACGATGAACAGCTCCACCCCTTCCTCGCGAACGAGCTCCCTCAAAGCCTCCAAAAGTCCCTTTTTGTCACGGCCATCGAGCGGAGGGCGAACATGCGCCAGAAGCCCCAGTTCGTCGGCAATGGCCACGCCAACCCGAGCTTTGCCCAGGTCGAGAGCACAGGCACGTGGGCGCCGAGGACGGTCTTGCATGCCCTGACATAGGGGGGGCGAACCAGGCCAAACGTCAAGACCTTCGGTCCTACCTTGACCCGTCCGTGCTCTCCGACCATAAGCCGCGGCGGACATGGAGCTTCGCGCAGTCAAAGGAATGAACGACATCCTGCCGGACGAGGCGGCACGATGGCAGCGACTCGAGTCGGCGTTCCGAAGCCACGTGGCGCACTACGGCTACGATGAAGTGCGCACGCCGCTGCTCGAGCACACCACGCTCTTCACGCGGCAAATCGGCGAAACGACCGACGTCGTCGAGAAGGAAATGTACTCCTTCGAAAGGCACGGCGACGCGCTCACGGTTCGCCCAGAAGGCACCGCCGGCGCCGCACGCGCCTACGTCGAGCATCACGTGCACGCGCGCGAACCCGTGTCGCGTTGGTACTACATGGGACCCATGTTCCGCGGCGAACGACCCGCCAAAGGACGCTACCGGCAGTTTTACCAAGCAGGCTGCGAAGTCTTCGGCGATCCCGGTCCGTTGGTCGACGCCGAGATGATCGAGATGGTGCACGCGTACCTCACGCGAGGCCTCGGCATCGGCAACATCGAAGTGCGCTTGAACTCGCTCGGAGCCGCTGGAACACGCGCGCGTTACGCATCCACACTGCGCGACTTCTTCGAACCTCGGAAAGACAAACTCAGCGAAGATTCACAGCGGCGCCTCGAAAAAAACGCGCTCCGCATCCTCGATTCCAAGGACCCGCGCGACCGCGAACAACTCGAAGGCGCACCGTCGATCCTCAGCATTCTCGACGAAGCAGACCTTGCGCACTTCGATGCTGTGAAACGCTTCCTCGACGACATGGGCGTGCCGTACGTCGTCGATGCGAAGCTCGTCCGCGGCCTCGACTACTACACGCGAACCTTGTTCGAGCTCGTCACGACGACAGGTGACCTTGGTGCACAAAGCACGCTTGTCGGCGGAGGTCGTTACGACAACATGGTCGCCGAGCTTGGTGGACCAAACGTTCCGGCGATCGGTTTCGCGATGGGCATCGAGCGACTTCTGACGCTCATCCCGGCAGATGTTTCTCGAGACAAACCAGCGGTGTACATCGCGCCGCTTTCGCCTGCATGCGCGAGCAAGGCGCTCGTGCTGGGGCGCGATCTCAGGCGGCTTGGCGTGCGCACGGAGGTCGACGGACGTGGCGGGAAGATCAAAGCGATGTTGCGTCGTGCCGATTCACTTGGCGCAAGGTGGTGTGTGATTCTCGGCGAGGGAGAGCTCGAGCGCGGCGTTGCGACGGTGAAGGATCTCGCGGGTCACTCGCAGTCGGAGGTGCCGCTCGAACGTGCAGCGGCGAGTTTGGCGGAGCAGGTAGAGAAGGCTCCACCCATTGAACATCGGCAGGACAAAGCGTGACGGGCACGCGGCTTCGCATTCGTGCCTGCATCTTGGGGCTTGCGCTTGCCGAGCTAGCGATGGCTACGCCTGCGTTCGCGCAGACGGGCATGCCGCCGGGGGGCGTCGCGGGTCCGCCTCCGGGTGGTGGGCAATCCAAGCCGTCACAGGCGCAGCCGGAGACGCATGCGGCATCCGGGGCGGATGAAGTTTCGCCCTTGCAGACGCAAGAGCCGACGTTGCCGCAAGAGCCGCTCGAGATTCCCAAAGAGGTGGCGGGGCAAATTGGTTCGAGTGCGGCGGCGGTTCCCAAGTATGCTCCATCGCCCGTCGATCGGGACTTTTATGGATTGTGGTATTCGGAGCGAGGTCCGAATCATCAATTCCGGACGCTCTTTCCGCTTTGGGCCGAATGGCAGAAGCCCAAAGACCGCGCGAGTTTGATTACGCCATTTTATTATCGCCGAAGGGCTCCCGATTACGAAGCGGATGTCTTATTTCCGCTTTATTGGCGATTTCGCGAAAAGCAAACGCGGACGACGGTGGTCGGGCCGTTCATGCATCAGGAGCGCGAGGCGACGGCGAAGAGGCCTGCGGGGCACACGAATTGGCTTCCGCCTTTGTTTTTCGAGGGGCGTTCGGGGAGCAGTGGTTATTTGCACATTCCGCCGCTGCTGATGTTCACGAAGCATACCGATCACGACGGATTGAACGTCGTCGGCCCCCTTTATTGCAGGTGGAAGGGCGGTCCGGCGTGCGATGCTCGCACGGCGGACGACATCGATATGGGTTTGGCGCCGCTTTATTTCTACGGGCGCAACGAAACGCGGGAATACGAAATCATCCCGCCGCTTTTGCATTATTATCGCTATAGCGACGTGGGCGAAAGCTGGACGAACGTTTGGGGTCCGTACATTCGCACGCACGACAAGGACGGAGACAGCCGGCACATTGCTCCGTTTTATTGGCATTGGTGGGGCAAGAACAAGGAAAGCATCACGGTTGCGCCGTTCTTCCATTACAGTTACGAAGGCAATGCTTCGCGCGTGGCCACGCCGCTCTTTTATTGGTCGCGTAACGAAGAAGGTCACCGGACGTTTGCATCGTGGGTGTACGCGCATCATCAGGGGCGCACCGAGCTGCAAATGATCTCGCCGCTCTATTGGCATTACCGCGATCCCGACATTGGCCTCGATCGCAAGATGCTCTTTCCGTTTCTCTACAAAGAGGAATCACCTCGTGGCAAAGACCTCGTGGTTTTCCCCTTCTATGGGCGATTCCAGCGACATGGTTTGAGCGACGAGACGTGGGTTACGCCGCTTTTCCGCTATCGCACGGACACGTCGGGTTGGCAGGCCAATCTCTTTCCCTTCTTCCACATGGGCCGGACGTACAATTCGACGCACCTCGTGCTCGCGCCGTTCGTCTGGGACTTTGCGTCGCCCACGTCGCGCGCGACGATCATCTTGCCTG is part of the Polyangiaceae bacterium genome and harbors:
- a CDS encoding protein kinase, which codes for MTEPSALPSLPRLAKYELLEEIGHGGMATVYRARDKRLGRDVAIKIIHKHLRENVEVGTRFIAEARAAAKLRHPCIVEVHDVSGDDDAERYLVVELCRGTTLRKILERHRDMPAEVGAAITLVLCDALEHAHASDIIHRDVKPENVLVELPSDRISRPQSHASAADDSDESSGPASSRRPISKRSSETNDEKAGPRRVSAPSSDLGVIIKLTDFGIAKMLDAQGVTSTGQVLGSPAHMAPEQIEAGEVDGRTDVFALGVLMYECLVGHLPFEGKNPAQVLRRVLEGSYPPADRERNTVGGRWARIIDGALAHRLEERTASPAKLAERIRAELDALGISDPRAEIEAYFADPDEYARSLPGRLVPRLLSRGEAARKAGDVVGAADDFNRALALAPDDQSIFKRVRGLRSSAARRRIAARVGLALGVVCVLGGAAYGITRARKPDLAKGILADRPDEQGTPLIAPRTNDPEPPETASSDGAPSSTAEPVDSADKPRSIRVKLPMLASAMPAKSAPRKVAFVITPPGAQLTLDGKVETWFSRVFTLKSGPHPASVTVVGSKCCEPFQGSINVDPPPENEPDSIQRIPIRLKPLPATVSLSGAPPSAQLVCTDIMLTVFTGGTKTVQLGDVTWDGRCQFMPPPPGEPMRKAVRLRAGQHNDVPWPQK
- the pyk gene encoding pyruvate kinase; translated protein: MHVRRAKIVCTIGPSSEDKPALEQLIRAGMDVARLNFSHGSHEEHARRFQAVRAAAEACDKPVAILQDLCGPKIRAGRFEGGTMDVPTDASIALVEVSKEQPFAGPGEMPVMYEGLCEDLQPGDIVLIDDGRMVLTVTKVDGRRVHAAATQGGQLRDRVGVSLPARRIRLASLTDKDKADLSFGLSLGIDYVALSFVKTADDIRLVRDICDAWGRPTPIVAKIETPAAVENLESIIQATDAVMVARGDLGVEFNPERVPVIQREILGLARTHQKPVIVATEMLQSMVTQSRPTRAEASDVATAVFEGTDAVMLSAETATGAHPPLVARVMSRIITEAEQSQFFRPLSSEMPGKRANINESVARNGCDIARDIGARVIVAFTESGSSALFASKHRPVVPIIAFSPNAATRRRLALLWGVVPWPIDKVTSADEMVDRASMLLLAHGFVSPGDKFVAIFGAPIGVRGSTNSIRVKVVE
- the lysA gene encoding diaminopimelate decarboxylase — protein: MLMRDARGAATMNGLRLEDVLRQSSSRRTASSESYEPVRTEQAARTPAYVYDLDAITDAARALIAGFDGTPHLVAYAVKANTAGPIVKALGRVGCGAEVVSGSELMVALGCDIAADAILFSGVAKTNVEIDQAIGAGDRGILALQLESVEEIPRVVARAKALGRKARVSIRVNPDILADTHAHVATGHDEAKFGIAIEDLESAFAAIDSAPNEIELVGIGCHIGSQMTKVDEYVASAEVVLGLVARRQKVRALELVDFGGGFGIDYGAGCPAKPADFARAVAQLVRQSGLGGLRIVVEPGRCLVAPFGVLCASVLMTKQSRSKGITRRWMMIDAGMNDLIRPALYAAKHRIEPIDALPAVEGTGVPMRVVGPVCESSDDFGEHAFCEPLPSTVVIRDAGAYGYVMASEYNGRALPAEMFLSGGKVVAVHESRTREEWAASRIF
- the pnp gene encoding polyribonucleotide nucleotidyltransferase; this translates as MYVRESVMVGDRALTLETGRLAKQAHGSILITYGETMVLVTAVSQEERQGIDFFPLTCEFVEKTYAAGKIPGGFFKREARQRDEEILACRIMDRPLRPLFPDGFKRDTQIIATVLSSDKQNKADVLALTGASAALHISDIPWNGPIAGIRVGRKNGEFIAYPTVSEIEECDIDLVVACSRDAIVMVEGGASEATENDIIDALMFAHQSCQPVIDLIERMRAAVGKAKKPFVAAQLEDDIKKRVAALVDDDLSRATRVTDKKARYEGYSALKKKLGETLLAEIGAEKYLANEKLIKAEFEERKAHVVRSYVLEEGKRIDGRDTRSIRPIMSEVGLLPRVHGSALFQRGETQAVVTTTLGTSTDEQKIDSLMGESWKRFYLHYNFPPFSTGEIKPLRGPGRREIGHGALAERALARMIPPQEQFPYTIRIVSETLESNGSSSMAAVCGGCLSLMDAGVPVKAPVAGIAMGLIAEGPKYAILSDILGDEDHLGDMDFKVCGTARGVTAIQMDIKIAGLSRSILQQALDQAREGRIHILGKMLEALPAPRPELSQYAPRITTIKVKPDQIRLIIGPGGKTIKGIVDQTGVAIDVEDDGTVNVASADSDAVKRALDIIKGLTAEPEVGATYKGTVKRITDFGAFVEILPGIDGLVHISELAHTRVERVEDVVKEGDVTEVKVVSVDREGKIRLSRREVMPLPEGEAGVQAKARMDQARERDASGPPPRRPDGPRGDGPPRDRPSRDRGDRPPMRDRGDRPPRDRR
- the rpsO gene encoding 30S ribosomal protein S15, whose amino-acid sequence is MLHPIHKASIIEKYGTKEGDTGSPEVQIALLSERITQLTEHFKTHKKDHHSRRGLLKLVSQRRRQLDYLKRIDIDRYRTLIGKLNIRK
- the ruvX gene encoding Holliday junction resolvase RuvX, coding for MQDRPRRPRACALDLGKARVGVAIADELGLLAHVRPPLDGRDKKGLLEALRELVREEGVELFIVGLPLDMSGMAGPMAAKVEALAREIHAATGVPVELYDERWTTVEASRRLRQGGVEGRRQKGLVDGVAAAVMLQSWLDRAAYVGTSEGFSDMPLPAPMGQGGDRSSRRRR
- a CDS encoding histidine--tRNA ligase, which gives rise to MELRAVKGMNDILPDEAARWQRLESAFRSHVAHYGYDEVRTPLLEHTTLFTRQIGETTDVVEKEMYSFERHGDALTVRPEGTAGAARAYVEHHVHAREPVSRWYYMGPMFRGERPAKGRYRQFYQAGCEVFGDPGPLVDAEMIEMVHAYLTRGLGIGNIEVRLNSLGAAGTRARYASTLRDFFEPRKDKLSEDSQRRLEKNALRILDSKDPRDREQLEGAPSILSILDEADLAHFDAVKRFLDDMGVPYVVDAKLVRGLDYYTRTLFELVTTTGDLGAQSTLVGGGRYDNMVAELGGPNVPAIGFAMGIERLLTLIPADVSRDKPAVYIAPLSPACASKALVLGRDLRRLGVRTEVDGRGGKIKAMLRRADSLGARWCVILGEGELERGVATVKDLAGHSQSEVPLERAAASLAEQVEKAPPIEHRQDKA